The following proteins come from a genomic window of Miscanthus floridulus cultivar M001 chromosome 2, ASM1932011v1, whole genome shotgun sequence:
- the LOC136536966 gene encoding uncharacterized protein translates to MAEIVRSAAAEEIAKQIVSGILDKLGRKPNEEEEHLERLEMAQIKLEAALETSDKWRISDASLLRWRKKLKRAAQECDDTLRRCKQRAVAVDDQEKDQRVAVRHSCSSLPTRLAHATKSFVSSILSGHNRTDDDDDGYGWSGGNAVRRFEWFADGAAEFLRIVELGGTPWPRYTFFDPLIARLLAGDEARYRLVRGSQYYLFCVRPIVLEGRGTEAKLIFFYEDDDAPEKNLCIGSMLRLSESTDVVGITIKCLQLLVTPHFKSTAEAATRELANLPTQDFSWVPYGGSTHREHWDSIHRDMSQWFRPDPLCCNHHEPCRPCESNAASTVRPSHSQVSLESVIEVYWQCQVPLSEYNMLQRNAVVEGPTTSSEDMPYLKLGLLFTPHGSLGDLTPKAESSALEVIDGEEQRGRHTNLSLRQLDETMLPKALQCLYQKTEAMAYQMLWKSKHVPSGEEDDATEELEGR, encoded by the coding sequence ATGGCGGAGATCGTGAGGTCTGCAGCTGCCGAGGAGATAGCGAAGCAAATCGTCTCCGGCATCCTGGACAAGCTGGGACGGAAACcgaatgaggaggaggagcacctGGAGCGGCTGGAGATGGCACAAATCAAGCTGGAGGCCGCGCTGGAGACCTCCGACAAGTGGCGGATCAGCGACGCGTCTCTCCTCCGCTGGCGCAAGAAGCTGAAGCGCGCCGCTCAGGAGTGCGACGACACGCTGCGCCGGTGCAAGCAGCGCGCCGTGGCCGTGGACGACCAAGAGAAGGATCAGCGGGTGGCCGTGAGGCACTCGTGCTCGTCCTTGCCGACACGGCTCGCCCACGCCACCAAATCCTTCGTCTCCTCCATCCTCAGCGGACACAACAggaccgacgacgacgacgacgggtaCGGCTGGAGCGGCGGCAACGCCGTACGGAGATTCGAGTGGTTCGCGGACGGCGCTGCCGAGTTCCTGCGGATTGTGGAGCTTGGCGGCACGCCGTGGCCGCGGTACACGTTCTTCGACCCTCTCATCGCGCGCCTGCTCGCTGGCGACGAGGCGAGGTACAGGCTCGTCCGCGGAAGCCAGTACTACCTGTTCTGCGTGCGTCCCATCGTCCTGGAAGGCCGTGGCACGGAGGCgaagctcatcttcttctacgAAGACGACGACGCGCCGGAGAAGAACCTGTGCATCGGCTCCATGCTGCGGCTTTCAGAGAGCACGGACGTTGTCGGGATCACGATCAAGTGCCTGCAGCTGCTGGTGACGCCGCATTTCAAGTCCACGGCTGAAGCCGCGACCAGGGAGCTCGCTAACCTTCCGACGCAGGACTTCTCCTGGGTGCCCTACGGTGGCTCCACTCACAGAGAGCACTGGGACAGCATCCACAGAGACATGAGCCAGTGGTTCCGGCCGGACCCGCTGTGCTGCAACCACCACGAGCCCTGTCGTCCCTGTGAGAGCAATGCAGCAAGCACAGTGAGGCCATCGCATTCACAGGTGTCTCTGGAATCAGTCATCGAGGTGTACTGGCAGTGCCAGGTCCCACTGTCCGAGTACAACATGCTGCAGAGGAATGCAGTTGTTGAAGGTCCAACGACTTCTTCAGAAGACATGCCATACCTGAAGCTTGGTCTCCTGTTCACACCCCATGGCTCTTTAGGAGACTTGACGCCGAAAGCCGAGTCATCGGCGCTGGAGGTGATCGACGGGGAGGAGCAGCGTGGTAGGCACACCAACCTTAGCCTGCGGCAGCTGGACGAGACCATGCTGCCGAAGGCGCTGCAATGTCTCTACCAGAAGACAGAGGCGATGGCGTACCAGATGCTCTGGAAATCCAAGCACGTACCTTCAGGTGAGGAAGACGACGCCACGGAGGAATTGGAAGGGAGATAA
- the LOC136536967 gene encoding uncharacterized protein encodes MLSELIELTSLIIWDEALMANRKCFEALDRTLRDIEKVKNPEAADITFGGKVVVLGGDLRQILPVVEGGTKQDVISAAIITSRLWAHVEVLSLNQNMRLVCSPNDACQQQEVAAFSRWILDIGEGKAPSFAKDGEDEPSWITIPEELLIVPGEDKLAAIVQSVYPNFETRYRDPLYLSQRAILAPTNELTDTINEYMVPLVHGREKECLSLDTIAKATAQHEAYDLLYPIEFLNSISGNNFPQHRIVLKRGVPIMLLCNLNQRAGLCNGTRLTGNAIYAEISDDLIDDKACLFDVGKVYVVKKFVVQNAKKSYRAVDKNLMIDITDYTTVELVRNPPHSVPEYIYRITPLRAIRPARVVFNLTGDLFFQISFLDRFTLYVLYKSGN; translated from the exons ATGCTTTCAGAGCTTATTGAACTTACAAGCCTTATTATTTGGGACGAAGCCCTTATGGCTAATAGAAAATGTTTTGAAGCATTAGACCGCACATTACGTGACATAGAAAAGGTAAAAAACCCTGAGGCTGCAGATATAACATTTGGTGGTAAGGTTGTCGTGCTGGGAGGGGACCTCAGGCAAATCTTACCTGTGGTTGAAGGAGGTACCAAACAAGATGTCATCAGTGCTGCTATAATCACCTCACGCTTGTGGGCTCATGTAGAGGTGCTCAGCTTAAATCAGAACATGCGATTAGTATGTTCGCCGAATGATGCTTGCCAACAACAGGAGGTCGCCGCGTTCAGCAGATGGATATTAGATATTGGCGAAGGTAAGGCACCCTCCTTTGCAAAGGATGGAGAAGATGAACCGAGCTGGATTACAATACCTGAAGAATTGCTCATAGTGCCTGGTGAGGATAAACTTGCAGCCATTGTGCAATCGGTATATCCTAACTTTGAAACCAGGTACAGAGACCCTCTGTACCTTTCTCAAAGGGCCATACTAGCTCCAACAAATGAACTCACAGATACAATAAATGAGTACATGGTTCCCTTAGTTCATGGCAGAGAAAAGGAATGTCTCAGTTTGGATACTATCGCCAAGGCCACTGCTCAACATGAGGCATATGATCTTCTATATCCTATTGAGTTCCTTAACTCAATTAGTGGTAATAACTTCCCGCAGCATCGAATTGTGCTCAAAAGAGGAGTTCCTATAATGCTGTTGTGTAATCTCAATCAAAGAGCAGGCCTTTGCAATGGTACAAGGCTGACT GGAAATGCCATATATGCTGAAATTTCAGATGACCTCATCGATGACAAAGCCTGTCTTTTTGATGTTGGGAAAGTTTATGTTGTTAAGAAATTTGTTGTCCAAAATGCCAAAAAGAGCTACAGAGCAGTTGACAAGAACCTCATGATAGACATTACAGACTACACAACAGTTGAGCTTGTTCGTAATCCTCCACACTCAGTTCCAGAGTACATTTACAGAATCACTCCATTACGAGCCATTAGACCAGCACGAGTCGTCTTCAACCTGACAGGTGACCTATTTTTTCAGATATCATTTCTAGATAGATTTACCTTGTACGTGCTATATAAATCTGGTAACTGA